A part of Phoenix dactylifera cultivar Barhee BC4 chromosome 2, palm_55x_up_171113_PBpolish2nd_filt_p, whole genome shotgun sequence genomic DNA contains:
- the LOC103696199 gene encoding autophagy-related protein 9-like isoform X1, giving the protein MMTSAQKGAIAPSRFKWPWRSESSLTTQLLSETPPEIELSDYRRLPSSGSESPSGLLNDEGLKSEPIADLDLFFERLYNYYCEKGLRCIIIKWIVEILNVIFMICFIAFFLLFVDWNALLHAKCGMEAVESGEKPCDLAKEVIKQHPLVPLTFTKVMIVGSMGILTLYGLFNFLKFFVQFKNMVKIRHFYYNSLNVTDREIQTTPWPKILEKLVQLQKSQQLCVVKDLSAHEVIMRIMRKENYLIGMLNRGVLAFPISSWVPGAGPAVNSRTNGRKHHLILPKTLEWTLNWCIFQSMFDRKNCSKFCVRRDFFTNSSLLKKRLVVVGIGMFLIAPCIMIFMLVYLFLRHAEQFYNHPSIASSRRWSNLSKWIFREFNEVDHLFKHRINSSVANASNYLKQFPSPLITIIAKFISFVSGGLAAILIIIGILDESLLEGHVFGRNLFWYAAVFGTVTAISRAAVTDELQVLDPEGAMSLVVQQTHYMPKRWRSRENSDSVRVEFETLFQYTGMMLVEEMASILVTPYLLIFVVPKRVDDILRFISDFTVYVEGVGHVCSLSLFDFERHGNRKYGSPSDAARDMRSSQGKLEKSFLSFQSTYQFWEPSAHGRRFLSNLSKFREQHMHPGFHQECSPNRTWQLTSSLRGQGEITHRSRNVCSRGICTNDYPLDHCLLDWYYKYRPLHPVDNSNDLPPSSVDAALSPGQDMWSRMNRPEAEFEEEDKNWDLSFSDRIQSHLEASTSSPFLKDDVVQQRDSVHHAANHWWARPIPHSSGPQASFLEPPNFGDPNISHHSDYLSERSMEEQGGDDGDNGNWRNIRTISRTMYLDDSDKDEGFDLHFVDDAGKNGDSNRQVTDVFGGPLISLPVRIIPRSNDPV; this is encoded by the exons ATGATGACCAGTGCTCAGAAGGGTGCAATTGCTCCCAGCAGATTCAAATGGCCATGGAGAAGCGAATCATCACTAACAACTCAATTGCTTAGTGAGACACCACCTGAGATAGAATTGTCTGACTACCGAAGGTTGCCAAGTTCTGGTAGTGAGAGCCCATCTGGACTTCTTAATGATGAAGGACTGAAATCAGAACCAATTGCTGATTTAGATCTGTTCTTTGAAAGGCTGTATAATTATTACTGTGAGAAAGGTCTTcgatgcatcatcatcaagtggATAGTTGAAATTTTAAATGTGATCTTCATGATATGTTTTATTGCATTTTTCTTATTGTTTGTTGATTGGAATGCCTTGCTCCATGCAAAGTGTGGGATGGAAGCAGTTGAGTCAGGAGAAAAGCCTTGTGATCTGGCAAAAGAGGTCATTAAGCAGCATCCATTAGTTCCTTTAACATTTACCAAAGTAATGATTGTTGGATCCATGGGTATATTGACTCTCTATGGACTTTTCAACTTTCTGAAGTTCTTTGTACAGTTCAAAAACATGGTGAAAATTCGCCACTTCTATTATAATAG TCTTAATGTCACAGATCGTGAAATTCAAACAACACCTTGGCCTAAAATTCTAGAAAAGCTCGTACAGTTACAGAAGTCACAACAGCTTTGTGTGGTTAAGGATCTCTCTGCACATGAAGTGATAATGCGAATAATGCGCAAGGAGAACTACTTAATTGGGATGCTCAATAGAGGCGTTCTTGCATTTCCAATTTCCTCATGGGTTCCCGGAGCTGGCCCAGCTGTCAATTCTAGAACAAATGGAAGGAAACATCATCTAATCCTACCGAAAACTCTTGAATGGACCTTGAATTGGTGCATATTTCAAAGCATGTTTGACAG aaaaaattgcAGTAAATTTTGTGTTCGAAGGGACTTCTTCACTAATTCTTCATTATTAAAGAAGAGACTCGTGGTTGTTGGGATTGGGATGTTTCTCATAGCACCATGCATTATGATCTTTATGTTGGTATATCTCTTCCTCCGGCATGCTGAACAATTTTATAATCATCCAAGCATTGCATCATCTCGGAGGTGGTCTAACCTATCAAAGTGGATTTTCAGGGAGTTCAACGAG GTTGACCATTTGTTCAAACATCGAATAAACAGCAGCGTTGCAAATGCTTCAAATTATTTAAAGCAATTCCCATCTCCTCTTATCACCATAATTGCCAAATTTATATCATTTGTTTCTGGTGGTCTTGCTGCCATTTTGATTATCATTGGGATTCTGGATGAATCGCTGCTGGAGGGTCAT GTATTTGGTCGAAATTTATTCTGGTATGCTGCTGTTTTTGGAACTGTAACTGCTATAAGTAGGGCTGCTGTGACAGATGAGCTTCAGGTCCTTGATCCAGAAGGGGCAATGTCTCTGGTTGTCCAGCAAACACATTACATGCCAAAGAGATGGCGCAGTAGAGAAAATAGTGACTCTGTTCGAGTAGAATTTGAAACCTTGTTTCAG TATACCGGAATGATGCTAGTGGAGGAGATGGCATCAATTTTAGTCACTCCGTACTTGCTAATATTTGTTGTACCAAAG CGTGTTGATGACATCTTGCGCTTCATTTCGGACTTCACTGTGTACGTTGAAGGTGTTGGCCATGTTTGCAG CTTGAGTTTGTTTGACTTTGAAAGACATGGAAATAGAAAGTATGGTTCCCCATCTGATGCTGCAAGAGACATGAGGAGTTCCCAAGGAAAACTGGAAAAATCATTCTTAAG TTTCCAGAGCACCTACCAATTTTGGGAACCAAGTGCTCATGGTCGACGATTCCTATCCAACCTTAGCAAATTTAGGGAGCAACACATGCATCCAGGATTCCATCAGGAATGTTCACCAAACAGGACATGGCAGCTTACCTCAAGTTTAAGAGGCCAAGGTGAAATCACTCATAGATCGAGGAATGTTTGCAGCAGGGGCATTTGTACAAACGATTATCCCTTGGACCATTGTCTGCTAGATTGGTATTACAAATATCGGCCTCTACATCCGGTAGACAACTCTAATGACTTACCCCCATCATCCGTTGATGCTGCACTCAGTCCAGGGCAAGATATGTGGTCACGGATGAACAGACCAGAAGCTGAATTTGAGGAGGAAGATAAAAACTGGGATCTTTCCTTCTCAGATAGAATACAGAGTCACTTAGAGGCTTCCACTTCCAGCCCTTTCCTCAAGGACGATGTCGTTCAGCAAAGGGATTCAGTACACCATGCTGCTAACCATTGGTGGGCCCGCCCTATCCCTCATTCATCCGGGCCCCAAGCTAGTTTTCTTGAGCCTCCAAACTTTGGTGATCCCAATATTAGTCATCACAGTGATTATCTGTCAGAGAGAAGTATGGAGGAGCAAGGGGGTGatgatggagacaatggaaactGGAGGAACATCCGTACCATTTCCAGGACGATGTACTTGGATGACTCTGATAAGGATGAAGGGTTTGATCTCCATTTTGTGGATGATGCAGGAAAGAATGGAGATTCCAACCGTCAAGTAACAGATGTTTTTGGTGGTCCATTAATAAGTCTTCCTGTAAGAATAATACCGCGGAGCAATGATCCAGTTTAA
- the LOC103696197 gene encoding uncharacterized protein LOC103696197, which yields MGFVSFAGRVLFASVFLLSAYQEFNEFGVNGGPAAKALGPKFNLFMKHVSTHLGVVAPHVEMKHVVAATIFLKGLGGLLFIFSSSFGAYLLLLNLAFITPVVYDFYNYDMERPEFVQLFIKFAQNLALFGALLFFLGMKNSIPKRLPKKKVPKSKTN from the exons ATGGGGTTCGTGTCATTCGCCGGCAGAGTCCTCTTCGCCtccgtcttcctcctctccgcgTACCAGGA GTTTAATGAATTTGGAGTTAATGGTGGGCCAGCAGCAAAGGCTCTTGGGCCAAAATTCAACCTTTTCATGAAACATGTTTCAACCCATCTTGGGGTAGTAGCACCACATGTTGAG ATGAAACATGTTGTTGCTGCTACCATATTTCTGAAAGGGCTTGGAGGCCTTCTGTTTATCTTCAGCAGCTCCTTTGGAGCTTATCTCCTG CTTCTAAACCTGGCATTTATTACTCCTGTGGTGTACGACTTCTACAACTATGACATGGAGAGGCCAGAGTTTGTGCAGCTTTTCATCAAGTTTGCTCAG AATTTGGCTCTCTTCGGTGCACTACTCTTTTTCTTGGGGATGAAGAACTCTATCCCAAAGCGGCTGCCCAAGAAGAAGGTTCCCAAATCAAAAACAAATTAA
- the LOC103696196 gene encoding rubisco accumulation factor 1, chloroplastic-like, with protein MAMLSLTSPKLTNPFFQTHQHHQLQLHRHHHQQKMKSVGPISATKIPFLPTPSSSSGELYQPFRPPPSPLPKKYRSLDPAERLDILRNRMGLWHEYAPLIPALANDGFSPPSIEEATGISGVEQNSLIVASQVRDSLLSSSFDPDLLAFFDAGSGADLLYELRLLNAAQRAAAARRVVEQRLDPKGAKELARAVKDFPRRRGDSDWARFSASHPGDCLAYTHFRLSREALSAGDRIAALERAMEAAETEGARKRIEEEMEKAAGGGREGIEESEGAGRVTVPVVRLRYGEVAEATSVALLPVCRAGEGAEGVAAAPGWCRAEGELGVVAAERGWGRWMVLPGWGPVAAVGKGGGVAVEFGDGRVLPWKASIKSGMEEAVLVVADRGRREVAEEDGFYLVAEGEKGELGVESGDKLLEKGVEEALGTVVLVVRPPKEEEDDQLADEDWE; from the coding sequence ATGGCCATGCTCTCACTCACCTCTCCCAAACTCACAAACCCCTTCTTCCAAACCCACCAGCACCATCAGCTCCAACTCCACCGTCATCATCATCAGCAGAAGATGAAAAGTGTTGGACCCATCTCCGCCACCAAGATCCCCTTCTTGCCGACTCCTTCATCGTCTTCCGGCGAGCTTTACCAGCCGTTCCGGCCGCCGCCCTCCCCACTTCCCAAGAAGTACCGCTCCCTCGACCCCGCCGAGCGCCTCGACATCCTCCGCAACCGGATGGGCCTCTGGCACGAGTACGCCCCCCTCATCCCCGCCCTTGCCAACGACGGCTTCTCCCCGCCCTCCATCGAGGAGGCCACCGGCATCTCAGGCGTCGAACAGAACAGCCTCATCGTTGCCTCCCAGGTCCGCGactccctcctctcctcctccttcgacCCCGACCTCCTCGCCTTCTTCGACGCCGGCAGCGGCGCCGATCTCTTGTACGAGCTCCGCCTCCTCAACGCCGCCCAgcgcgccgccgccgcccgccGCGTCGTCGAGCAGCGCCTCGACCCCAAGGGCGCCAAGGAGCTGGCCCGGGCCGTCAAGGACTTCCCCCGCCGCCGCGGGGACAGCGACTGGGCCCGCTTCTCCGCTTCCCACCCGGGGGACTGCCTCGCCTACACCCACTTCCGCCTCAGCCGGGAGGCGCTCTCGGCCGGCGACCGGATCGCGGCGCTCGAGCGGGCGATGGAGGCGGCGGAGACGGAGGGGGCCAGGAAGAGGATCGAGGAGGAGATGGAGAAGGCGGCTGGcggagggagagaaggaatcGAGGAGAGCGAAGGGGCGGGAAGGGTGACGGTGCCGGTGGTGCGGCTGAGGTACGGGGAGGTGGCGGAGGCGACGTCGGTGGCGCTTCTGCCGGTGTGCCGGGCGGGGGAGGGAGCGGAAGGGGTTGCGGCGGCGCCGGGGTGGTGCAGGGCGGAGGGGGAGCTGGGGGTGGTTGCGGCGGAGAGGGGGTGGGGGAGGTGGATGGTGCTGCCGGGGTGGGGGCCGGTGGCGGCGGTTGGGAAGGGGGGAGGGGTGGCGGTTGAGTTCGGTGATGGGAGGGTGCTTCCGTGGAAGGCGAGCATTAAGTCGGGGATGGAGGAGGCGGTGCTGGTGGTGGCGGACCGGGGGAGGAGGGAGGTGGCTGAGGAGGACGGCTTCTATCTGGTCGCGGAAGGCGAGAAGGGGGAATTGGGGGTGGAGAGCGGGGATAAGCTACTGGAGAAGGGGGTGGAGGAGGCGCTGGGGACGGTGGTTTTGGTGGTGAGGCCccccaaggaggaggaggatgatcaGTTGGCCGACGAGGACTGGGAGTGA
- the LOC103696199 gene encoding autophagy-related protein 9-like isoform X2, protein MMTSAQKGAIAPSRFKWPWRSESSLTTQLLSETPPEIELSDYRRLPSSGSESPSGLLNDEGLKSEPIADLDLFFERLYNYYCEKGLRCIIIKWIVEILNVIFMICFIAFFLLFVDWNALLHAKCGMEAVESGEKPCDLAKEVIKQHPLVPLTFTKVMIVGSMGILTLYGLFNFLKFFVQFKNMVKIRHFYYNSLNVTDREIQTTPWPKILEKLVQLQKSQQLCVVKDLSAHEVIMRIMRKENYLIGMLNRGVLAFPISSWVPGAGPAVNSRTNGRKHHLILPKTLEWTLNWCIFQSMFDSKFCVRRDFFTNSSLLKKRLVVVGIGMFLIAPCIMIFMLVYLFLRHAEQFYNHPSIASSRRWSNLSKWIFREFNEVDHLFKHRINSSVANASNYLKQFPSPLITIIAKFISFVSGGLAAILIIIGILDESLLEGHVFGRNLFWYAAVFGTVTAISRAAVTDELQVLDPEGAMSLVVQQTHYMPKRWRSRENSDSVRVEFETLFQYTGMMLVEEMASILVTPYLLIFVVPKRVDDILRFISDFTVYVEGVGHVCSLSLFDFERHGNRKYGSPSDAARDMRSSQGKLEKSFLSFQSTYQFWEPSAHGRRFLSNLSKFREQHMHPGFHQECSPNRTWQLTSSLRGQGEITHRSRNVCSRGICTNDYPLDHCLLDWYYKYRPLHPVDNSNDLPPSSVDAALSPGQDMWSRMNRPEAEFEEEDKNWDLSFSDRIQSHLEASTSSPFLKDDVVQQRDSVHHAANHWWARPIPHSSGPQASFLEPPNFGDPNISHHSDYLSERSMEEQGGDDGDNGNWRNIRTISRTMYLDDSDKDEGFDLHFVDDAGKNGDSNRQVTDVFGGPLISLPVRIIPRSNDPV, encoded by the exons ATGATGACCAGTGCTCAGAAGGGTGCAATTGCTCCCAGCAGATTCAAATGGCCATGGAGAAGCGAATCATCACTAACAACTCAATTGCTTAGTGAGACACCACCTGAGATAGAATTGTCTGACTACCGAAGGTTGCCAAGTTCTGGTAGTGAGAGCCCATCTGGACTTCTTAATGATGAAGGACTGAAATCAGAACCAATTGCTGATTTAGATCTGTTCTTTGAAAGGCTGTATAATTATTACTGTGAGAAAGGTCTTcgatgcatcatcatcaagtggATAGTTGAAATTTTAAATGTGATCTTCATGATATGTTTTATTGCATTTTTCTTATTGTTTGTTGATTGGAATGCCTTGCTCCATGCAAAGTGTGGGATGGAAGCAGTTGAGTCAGGAGAAAAGCCTTGTGATCTGGCAAAAGAGGTCATTAAGCAGCATCCATTAGTTCCTTTAACATTTACCAAAGTAATGATTGTTGGATCCATGGGTATATTGACTCTCTATGGACTTTTCAACTTTCTGAAGTTCTTTGTACAGTTCAAAAACATGGTGAAAATTCGCCACTTCTATTATAATAG TCTTAATGTCACAGATCGTGAAATTCAAACAACACCTTGGCCTAAAATTCTAGAAAAGCTCGTACAGTTACAGAAGTCACAACAGCTTTGTGTGGTTAAGGATCTCTCTGCACATGAAGTGATAATGCGAATAATGCGCAAGGAGAACTACTTAATTGGGATGCTCAATAGAGGCGTTCTTGCATTTCCAATTTCCTCATGGGTTCCCGGAGCTGGCCCAGCTGTCAATTCTAGAACAAATGGAAGGAAACATCATCTAATCCTACCGAAAACTCTTGAATGGACCTTGAATTGGTGCATATTTCAAAGCATGTTTGACAG TAAATTTTGTGTTCGAAGGGACTTCTTCACTAATTCTTCATTATTAAAGAAGAGACTCGTGGTTGTTGGGATTGGGATGTTTCTCATAGCACCATGCATTATGATCTTTATGTTGGTATATCTCTTCCTCCGGCATGCTGAACAATTTTATAATCATCCAAGCATTGCATCATCTCGGAGGTGGTCTAACCTATCAAAGTGGATTTTCAGGGAGTTCAACGAG GTTGACCATTTGTTCAAACATCGAATAAACAGCAGCGTTGCAAATGCTTCAAATTATTTAAAGCAATTCCCATCTCCTCTTATCACCATAATTGCCAAATTTATATCATTTGTTTCTGGTGGTCTTGCTGCCATTTTGATTATCATTGGGATTCTGGATGAATCGCTGCTGGAGGGTCAT GTATTTGGTCGAAATTTATTCTGGTATGCTGCTGTTTTTGGAACTGTAACTGCTATAAGTAGGGCTGCTGTGACAGATGAGCTTCAGGTCCTTGATCCAGAAGGGGCAATGTCTCTGGTTGTCCAGCAAACACATTACATGCCAAAGAGATGGCGCAGTAGAGAAAATAGTGACTCTGTTCGAGTAGAATTTGAAACCTTGTTTCAG TATACCGGAATGATGCTAGTGGAGGAGATGGCATCAATTTTAGTCACTCCGTACTTGCTAATATTTGTTGTACCAAAG CGTGTTGATGACATCTTGCGCTTCATTTCGGACTTCACTGTGTACGTTGAAGGTGTTGGCCATGTTTGCAG CTTGAGTTTGTTTGACTTTGAAAGACATGGAAATAGAAAGTATGGTTCCCCATCTGATGCTGCAAGAGACATGAGGAGTTCCCAAGGAAAACTGGAAAAATCATTCTTAAG TTTCCAGAGCACCTACCAATTTTGGGAACCAAGTGCTCATGGTCGACGATTCCTATCCAACCTTAGCAAATTTAGGGAGCAACACATGCATCCAGGATTCCATCAGGAATGTTCACCAAACAGGACATGGCAGCTTACCTCAAGTTTAAGAGGCCAAGGTGAAATCACTCATAGATCGAGGAATGTTTGCAGCAGGGGCATTTGTACAAACGATTATCCCTTGGACCATTGTCTGCTAGATTGGTATTACAAATATCGGCCTCTACATCCGGTAGACAACTCTAATGACTTACCCCCATCATCCGTTGATGCTGCACTCAGTCCAGGGCAAGATATGTGGTCACGGATGAACAGACCAGAAGCTGAATTTGAGGAGGAAGATAAAAACTGGGATCTTTCCTTCTCAGATAGAATACAGAGTCACTTAGAGGCTTCCACTTCCAGCCCTTTCCTCAAGGACGATGTCGTTCAGCAAAGGGATTCAGTACACCATGCTGCTAACCATTGGTGGGCCCGCCCTATCCCTCATTCATCCGGGCCCCAAGCTAGTTTTCTTGAGCCTCCAAACTTTGGTGATCCCAATATTAGTCATCACAGTGATTATCTGTCAGAGAGAAGTATGGAGGAGCAAGGGGGTGatgatggagacaatggaaactGGAGGAACATCCGTACCATTTCCAGGACGATGTACTTGGATGACTCTGATAAGGATGAAGGGTTTGATCTCCATTTTGTGGATGATGCAGGAAAGAATGGAGATTCCAACCGTCAAGTAACAGATGTTTTTGGTGGTCCATTAATAAGTCTTCCTGTAAGAATAATACCGCGGAGCAATGATCCAGTTTAA